A region of the Terriglobales bacterium genome:
GTTCTGGGAGCGCTTTCCGCGGCCTCATTCGCGAACGGTAGCGAGCGACTTTGCCCTGGCAATACGCTGCTTGCTTACTCCGACGGAATACCAGAGTGCAGGAATGAATCTGGGGTTGAATTCGGAGCCGAAGGCTTGCTGAATGCGGCGCGGAAATTTTCAGGTTGTAAGCCGAGCGTCATGCTCTTTTCTGTGCTGGCTGCAGTCGAGGACTTCGCTGGAAGCCAGCGTCGCGAAGACGATGTCGCGTTGGTCGCGTTGCACCGATTCGGCCGCTGCAAAAAATACTGATCGGAGACCTGCTTGTCTGAAGGGAACCAACTCCGCCGCATCGCTGACCACGCAAATGACGCTGCTGTATTATCATCTGTACCTCCGGCCGGAGAAAACCGCTCCAGTCGCGTAGATGACGCGCAGCTGATTCGGGAAGCGCAACAGGGCAGTGCCGCAGCTTTCGAGCAACTCGTCCAGCGGTATGACCGGGCGGTCCTCCGCCTCGCTCTTCATCTAACCGGCTCTGAGCAGGATGCCCAGGACATTTATCAGGAAGCGTTCCTGCACGCCTATACACATTTGACTCGGTTTCGTTTCGAGTGCTCGTTTTATACTTGGGTCTATCGTATCGCCACGAATCTCTGCCTCGATTATCTTCGGCGTAAGCGCACCCGAAGCCGCGAATTGACCACTACAATTGCCTCAGACGGAGAGGAGCGGGACATTCTCGACCGAATACCCGATCAAAGCGCGGGCGCGAGTCCCGAGCGCAATCTCGCAAGCCGCATACTTCGGAAGCACATCGTTCGTGCTCTGAGCCAGCTCTCACCACGCGAGCGTATCGTTTTCGAACTAAAGCACTATCACGGCTTAAAGCTGAGAACTGTGGCCGGAATTCTCAAGACCACCGAAGGCAC
Encoded here:
- a CDS encoding sigma-70 family RNA polymerase sigma factor — its product is MSEGNQLRRIADHANDAAVLSSVPPAGENRSSRVDDAQLIREAQQGSAAAFEQLVQRYDRAVLRLALHLTGSEQDAQDIYQEAFLHAYTHLTRFRFECSFYTWVYRIATNLCLDYLRRKRTRSRELTTTIASDGEERDILDRIPDQSAGASPERNLASRILRKHIVRALSQLSPRERIVFELKHYHGLKLRTVAGILKTTEGT